Proteins from one Mixophyes fleayi isolate aMixFle1 chromosome 9, aMixFle1.hap1, whole genome shotgun sequence genomic window:
- the LOC142102311 gene encoding cdc42 effector protein 2-like, which translates to MPAKTPIYLKTSTPKRGKKPKLRDVLSREMISPPLGDFRHSAHIGLDGEEDMFGELSFLQGKYDLLPNQGRKLTIHSTDTSLDQEFRSHDSDGSFRPFLKSAVSLPVFSGTQSKERAPPKPPRLHLEEVPSQRSMSVSYGDGCFRGEEEMSFSSFSKEESSRFLTTSTSSSEGSMTESSMFSSGHGRDLSQEDNSGTHEQDISPSESFFGLELDLGPSILDDVLRIMDGYKS; encoded by the coding sequence ATGCCAGCAAAAACTCCGATCTATTTGAAAACATCAACTCCCAAGCGAGGCAAAAAGCCAAAACTGCGAGATGTTTTATCGAGGGAGATGATTAGCCCCCCTCTAGGGGATTTCAGACACAGTGCTCACATAGGACTGGATGGAGAAGAAGACATGTTTGGGGAGCTATCCTTCTTGCAGGGGAAGTATGACCTACTTCCAAACCAGGGACGTAAGTTGACCATCCACAGCACAGACACTAGTCTGGACCAAGAGTTTCGCTCTCATGACAGTGATGGAAGTTTCCGACCCTTCCTAAAAAGTGCAGTGTCCCTTCCTGTGTTCAGTGGCACACAGAGCAAAGAGAGAGCCCCTCCAAAACCACCCAGACTCCACTTGGAAGAAGTCCCAAGCCAACGATCCATGTCTGTCAGCTATGGAGATGGATGTTTTCGCGGTGAAGAGGAGATGTCCTTCTCCTCTTTCTCAAAAGAAGAAAGCAGCAGGTTTCTGACCACGTCAACTAGTTCATCTGAGGGTTCCATGACTGAAAGCAGCATGTTCAGTTCGGGTCATGGGAGAGACTTATCACAAGAGGACAACTCAGGCACCCACGAACAGGACATTTCTCCTTCGGAATCTTTCTTCGGTCTGGAGCTGGATCTCGGACCATCAATCCTGGATGATGTCTTGAGGATAATGGATGGTTACAAATCTTAA